The sequence AATCCCAATGCGGAATCCGAATGAACTTATCGATCAGATTCGATTTCTCGATAACACCCCTGCAGATCAAACATGCAGTTTCTACATCGACAACTTTCGAGTTTCTATTCTGGAGACTGGGCAGTGCGGCCATAGTTTTGATCGATATCGTTTGTATATCCCAAATCAATCTTTCGAAGTCGGACAGGGATCTTGGTATGCAGCAAGCTACTATGGAGCGGGCCTGGAAATTACCCGTTCGGAAGACGCAGTAGATGGTCAATACAGTCTCCAGATTGCAAGCCGTGAACCCGAATCGACTAGCAATTTCGACTCGCCAATTTTAGACTGGCCCCACAATCGTCCCGTTCAATTGCGATTTTGGATAAAAGGTTCGTTCGATTTGGATGGGAGTCAGGCTCGCGTGGAATTAACGAGCAAGAACTGGGGTAGGCCTGAATCGAATTTCTGGGATTTTGAACTGACCCATAATTGGCAACAGCATACGATCAAGATCCCTGCGATTGAGAATAACGACGAAGACTGGAGAATACGGTTTCGCATCCCGTCGCAGGGCTGGATTCGTCTCGATGGTATCGAGATGATTGAAGAGCCTTTCGCTACAGCGCCTGCACTTATTGACCCTGAGATTGAGCTGACTTGGGAGAGTGGGATATCCTTTGTCTATCCAGAAGAAATCGCTCGCCTTCACGTTCGAGTCGGTCCGCTGGAAGACCAAGAACCTCCCCGCCTTTCCGGATCAATTCTGAATGACAAAGGTCTTATCACGCAATTGCCACCGTCCCGCTGGGTGATGGATGGACGCATCGCGGAAACCATTATTGATTTCGGAACTCGGCCAATCGGCCTCTACAATCTCGACATTCGAATCAATGATGCCGACGGAAACCTTCTCGCAGATGCTCAACCATCTTTTGCTTGTATACATCGACATGGAGAAGGCGAGCCATGGGTTGGTATCTTCGTGTCAAACAGCCGACTGAATTCAGACGTAGGCCCCTCGCTCGCGAAGATAGGAATTCCCTTCGTTCGTCGTGGTGCCTCTCTATCCTGGCACATTCGGAAGGGAAAAAGACCTGGCGAATGGAAAAGTTTTGATGTTGTTCGGGAAGAATTACGTGAGAATGGGCTGAAGGAGCTAGCAATCCTCGAAGGTGCTCCCCGTTCGATTCGAAAACTCTACGGAAATGCTGCCGGACGCTGGCATCGCATTTTAGGCCTGCATTGGACTCAGGGTCTTAGAAAAGAGTGGGAAAACTATGTTGAAGCATTGGCGGTCAATGATGCAGATTTCTGCGGGTACGAATCGTGGAACGAAACCAATGCAAACTCCTACTTTCTCGGATCCACGAGTACGGTCGCTGACATGCTTGAGGCCAATCGCGAGGCGCTCAATCGGGCGGGCATTTCCCCAGATCATCCTGTTTTGGGTCCAACAACTTCCCACATCCCTCAAGTCTATATTCGCAACGTCTTGGGCCAAGTTGCGCCGGGAACCGTTGATGGTGTGAGTATCCATCCCTACCGAAACGGTCGAGGGATTCCCGAGAGTACGGGCTATGCGTATGAACTTGATGAGCTTCGTAAAACGATGTTCGAGGTCGGACTTGGGGATGGACATATCTGGGCTACGGAACTTGGGATTTCAAGCTCTGATCTCCCACGGCTCGAACAGGCTGGATTAAAGCCATTCACGGGTCTGGGTTCTGCGAGTAGCCATCGAGCTTTCCCTCCAGATGATGAAGTCGCAAATTATGTGCTACGTGCTTTTATCATGGGTCTGACCCGGGGTGTTGACCGGCAGTTCTATTTTTTGTGGGCCGACCTTCCGAGAACTCATCTGAAAATGGGGCTCGTCCGCGGCGACAGACCTTCCAGTCCCAAGATGCAAGCGCTATCCGTCAGCGTTCTACAATACCTTTTCAACGGCGCAACTTTTTCACGTACTCTACAAGAAACACCTCCGCTTTACGTCTATACCTTTCTAAAAGGGAAACGCCAAATTGTTGCAGCTTGGTCCCAAGAAGGGCGTATCAGTGCACAACTGGGTCCTCTCGGGAATGC is a genomic window of Puniceicoccus vermicola containing:
- a CDS encoding CIA30 family protein; its protein translation is MTASIHHSKKQPLLIEFDWMVPEINDSSPSVLLESNRPQARGAIKAQLLIARNKDDNFRRWITVHTDTGLLPLVPFTEGDWYRIQMEIPTVEGRAMNLMIKQQERSPQVFQQIPMRNPNELIDQIRFLDNTPADQTCSFYIDNFRVSILETGQCGHSFDRYRLYIPNQSFEVGQGSWYAASYYGAGLEITRSEDAVDGQYSLQIASREPESTSNFDSPILDWPHNRPVQLRFWIKGSFDLDGSQARVELTSKNWGRPESNFWDFELTHNWQQHTIKIPAIENNDEDWRIRFRIPSQGWIRLDGIEMIEEPFATAPALIDPEIELTWESGISFVYPEEIARLHVRVGPLEDQEPPRLSGSILNDKGLITQLPPSRWVMDGRIAETIIDFGTRPIGLYNLDIRINDADGNLLADAQPSFACIHRHGEGEPWVGIFVSNSRLNSDVGPSLAKIGIPFVRRGASLSWHIRKGKRPGEWKSFDVVREELRENGLKELAILEGAPRSIRKLYGNAAGRWHRILGLHWTQGLRKEWENYVEALAVNDADFCGYESWNETNANSYFLGSTSTVADMLEANREALNRAGISPDHPVLGPTTSHIPQVYIRNVLGQVAPGTVDGVSIHPYRNGRGIPESTGYAYELDELRKTMFEVGLGDGHIWATELGISSSDLPRLEQAGLKPFTGLGSASSHRAFPPDDEVANYVLRAFIMGLTRGVDRQFYFLWADLPRTHLKMGLVRGDRPSSPKMQALSVSVLQYLFNGATFSRTLQETPPLYVYTFLKGKRQIVAAWSQEGRISAQLGPLGNARFMDRFGRPLTHSKIVTLSEAPIFIETDAGDPVDLKPITAPVDEPFILIQNQPISISLDLTAQDSLSQLVDVSCPSTEGESWDPWPLEVIDWRIEGDQLLVTVIPSSNEFSGFGFSELSLQTPTDEFFVSVPVKITTGGSARAPLDLLPNPGLFLQSTDQAATVETEGNSFVMTVLPVPDYWGPRFEGAFLLPPTPDITGYEQISFEVMTLEPTLNMQMRILMKSIDGTVYKSWVQPDVLTSKDKWQKITIPLNTFYLTKLSREFQEPQQPRLESIQSIAISVNGNDPKSGTKFRVRSVRLEPRKLSNE